The Candidatus Nanopelagicus abundans genome includes a region encoding these proteins:
- a CDS encoding dihydrofolate reductase family protein, with the protein MRALITTANLIVGKSGATTVAGSSIGLSNDEDRKRFKQLREESDLIIIGGNTARREPYKRTPIPLYILTHTKVRLQPKNQLAKQFLLTPAQLFKEISENFPPIESSSAIKVLVEAGPMLLQSLIDQGLIDHLYLTTNLVKDGENRISVDHLVANFELVSQEIIEETKFERYKKI; encoded by the coding sequence ATGAGAGCCTTAATAACCACCGCAAATTTGATCGTGGGTAAATCAGGAGCCACCACCGTAGCTGGTTCATCCATTGGGCTATCTAATGATGAGGATCGAAAGCGATTTAAACAGCTGCGAGAAGAATCTGATCTGATCATCATTGGTGGCAATACCGCCAGGCGCGAACCTTATAAGCGCACACCTATCCCACTTTATATTCTTACCCACACCAAGGTTAGATTGCAGCCAAAGAATCAATTAGCAAAGCAGTTCTTACTAACTCCTGCGCAATTGTTTAAGGAGATAAGTGAAAATTTTCCGCCAATAGAAAGCTCATCCGCTATAAAAGTTCTAGTTGAAGCAGGGCCCATGTTGCTTCAATCACTCATTGATCAAGGCTTAATTGATCATCTTTATCTAACCACTAATTTAGTCAAAGATGGCGAGAATAGAATTTCAGTAGATCACCTTGTGGCTAACTTTGAATTAGTAAGTCAAGAAATCATCGAAGAAACTAAGTTTGAACGGTATAAAAAAATTTAA
- a CDS encoding C40 family peptidase, with protein sequence MRKLLRSLFSIFIAATVLTPISANAAPNLIEVQGRVRDLQEQATTAAEGAQEAKVTLAKLNKTLVTVQQEASQQGASVTAMNKLIGAIAADQYKSGPLSKSLELLFSSDPSLYLSTAGSLEAVTRKKSADLKKFSVATQRLNATSLTVADKLSLVKAAEVRFKKQLETANSKLDEAEALLAKLTAADRVRLAKLNDDEEDTDQQRSLADAGKYGSLSGRAGVAIKYGLAQIGDRYVFGADGLTTWDCSGLTMRAFGAAGVSLPHSSRAQYKYGKAIARKDLQAGDLVFFGKPISHVAIYLSPDRMLTAPRSGSRVKIANMNMGKKPYIGARRL encoded by the coding sequence ATGAGAAAATTACTGCGCTCACTTTTTTCTATTTTTATCGCAGCAACAGTATTAACACCAATTTCAGCCAATGCTGCTCCAAATCTAATTGAGGTGCAGGGTCGGGTTAGAGATCTGCAGGAGCAGGCCACAACAGCTGCTGAAGGTGCGCAGGAAGCCAAGGTAACTTTGGCAAAATTAAATAAAACTTTAGTTACTGTACAGCAGGAAGCAAGCCAGCAAGGTGCCTCAGTAACTGCAATGAACAAATTAATTGGCGCTATTGCAGCTGATCAATATAAGTCTGGACCACTTAGTAAATCATTAGAACTACTTTTTTCCTCTGATCCTTCGTTGTATTTATCAACAGCTGGTTCACTTGAGGCGGTTACTAGAAAAAAGAGCGCTGATTTAAAGAAATTTTCCGTAGCTACACAAAGATTAAATGCCACATCTTTAACTGTGGCCGATAAATTATCATTAGTAAAAGCAGCTGAGGTTAGGTTTAAAAAACAATTAGAAACTGCTAACTCAAAATTAGATGAGGCAGAGGCATTACTAGCAAAATTAACTGCTGCAGATCGAGTGCGACTTGCAAAATTAAATGATGATGAAGAAGATACCGATCAACAGAGATCACTTGCTGATGCTGGCAAGTATGGTTCACTCTCTGGTCGAGCAGGAGTTGCAATTAAGTATGGACTGGCCCAAATTGGGGATAGGTATGTCTTCGGTGCTGACGGGCTTACAACTTGGGATTGCTCAGGATTAACCATGCGCGCATTTGGCGCAGCCGGTGTTTCACTGCCACATTCTTCAAGAGCCCAATATAAATATGGCAAAGCAATTGCCAGAAAAGATTTACAGGCAGGTGATTTAGTATTTTTTGGAAAACCAATCTCACACGTGGCCATATATCTTTCTCCAGATCGTATGTTGACTGCGCCTAGATCAGGCAGTCGAGTAAAAATTGCTAATATGAATATGGGCAAGAAGCCTTATATAGGAGCACGCCGTTTATAG
- a CDS encoding glycosyltransferase family 4 protein, with amino-acid sequence MPFGALVIYTSAQKGSVEFDKRLYEKFGARVIRDRAKILLPTPRITERAIKILKNESITRVWFGAAAPLALMASALRKNGVSNIVALSHGHEVWWAKIPIFKQLLKKIITDVNYLGYLGNFTKSEITKVSNEPNKLIQIAPGIDTNHFMPRTASAKLIAKYRLEDRRVIICIARLVHRKGQDQLIQAMPKILQSHPDAILLLVGVGPIKQMLENSARQLRITHKIVFAGRVSHDELPDYLAISEIFAMPVRSRFSGLEVEGLGIVYLEASACGKPVVVGNSGGAADAVIDGVTGLLVDSSKVDEISNAICKLLDDPIKGKQMGQAGRDWVMENWQMSNWSKKFNKLLLDN; translated from the coding sequence ATGCCATTTGGCGCTCTAGTTATTTATACATCCGCACAAAAAGGATCGGTCGAGTTTGATAAGCGGCTATATGAAAAATTTGGCGCAAGAGTAATTAGAGATAGAGCTAAAATTTTGCTACCAACTCCAAGAATTACAGAACGAGCGATAAAAATATTAAAGAATGAATCAATAACCAGGGTTTGGTTTGGCGCAGCAGCTCCACTGGCGTTAATGGCTAGTGCGCTTCGTAAAAATGGAGTGAGCAATATTGTGGCTTTAAGCCATGGTCATGAGGTCTGGTGGGCAAAGATTCCTATATTTAAACAGCTACTTAAGAAGATTATTACTGATGTTAATTACCTTGGCTACCTTGGGAATTTTACAAAAAGTGAAATTACTAAAGTGAGTAATGAGCCAAATAAACTAATACAAATTGCCCCAGGTATAGATACCAACCATTTTATGCCTAGAACTGCTAGTGCTAAATTAATTGCAAAATATAGATTAGAAGATAGACGAGTAATAATTTGTATTGCCAGGTTAGTTCACCGCAAAGGGCAAGATCAATTAATACAAGCTATGCCTAAAATATTACAATCACATCCGGATGCAATTTTGTTACTAGTAGGTGTTGGCCCAATTAAACAGATGTTAGAGAACTCAGCAAGGCAGCTACGGATTACTCATAAAATTGTATTTGCCGGCAGAGTTTCACATGATGAATTGCCAGATTACTTAGCTATTTCAGAGATCTTTGCAATGCCAGTTCGTTCTAGATTTTCAGGTCTTGAAGTGGAGGGGCTAGGAATTGTTTATTTAGAAGCTAGTGCATGTGGCAAGCCAGTTGTGGTCGGTAACTCAGGGGGCGCAGCTGATGCAGTAATTGATGGCGTAACTGGGCTACTAGTTGATTCAAGTAAGGTTGATGAGATTTCAAATGCAATTTGTAAATTACTTGATGATCCAATCAAGGGTAAGCAAATGGGTCAGGCAGGTCGAGATTGGGTCATGGAGAACTGGCAGATGAGTAATTGGTCTAAGAAATTTAACAAATTATTATTGGATAATTAA
- a CDS encoding response regulator transcription factor — protein MDIVVVDDHHLIRSGLIAALAETDFNVVAEASTVGEGLAVINKFQPDIALVDINLGISSGLDLIKIAISQKSKCKFVVLTMHDQSEILESAKSAGASAFVTKGAAINDLIEIINCISAGSNKFMKAGELKQSKQVIDFDLTNRELDVLSLLPTGATASAIAGMLFLTEPTVKTHLSAIYRKLSAETVRKQ, from the coding sequence ATGGATATTGTCGTAGTTGATGATCACCATTTAATTAGATCTGGATTAATAGCTGCGCTAGCAGAAACTGACTTTAATGTCGTAGCTGAAGCATCAACAGTAGGTGAAGGATTAGCAGTCATTAATAAATTTCAGCCTGATATTGCCTTAGTTGATATTAACTTAGGTATATCAAGTGGTTTAGATTTAATTAAAATTGCTATATCCCAAAAGAGTAAATGTAAATTTGTAGTGCTGACCATGCATGATCAAAGTGAAATACTAGAAAGTGCAAAATCGGCTGGGGCAAGTGCTTTTGTTACTAAAGGTGCTGCGATTAATGATTTAATTGAAATTATAAACTGTATTAGTGCTGGTTCAAATAAGTTTATGAAAGCTGGTGAATTAAAACAATCAAAGCAAGTCATTGATTTTGATCTAACGAATCGAGAGTTAGATGTACTTTCACTGCTACCAACCGGAGCAACGGCATCAGCTATTGCTGGCATGCTTTTTTTAACCGAGCCCACTGTTAAGACTCATCTATCGGCAATCTATCGAAAACTAAGTGCGGAAACCGTGCGCAAGCAGTGA
- a CDS encoding sensor histidine kinase, with translation MNSSPNSERTRLARELHDGLAQELASLGYRLDQIIGSNNLDNINRTPLRQIRFSISGLINQVRDEIFELRTNESRSIKEQLDQHLSTILSHTDITYEIQGEVEVKSEQRFELLRAVRELVINAMRHANCSVIKIKLTVNQIQIKDNGNGGALEKQHSYGLLGVKERLEGIGALIEIKSGSTGSIILITL, from the coding sequence ATGAACTCTTCGCCTAATTCAGAACGAACTCGACTAGCTCGAGAGCTTCATGATGGTTTGGCACAGGAGTTAGCATCCTTAGGTTACCGGCTAGATCAAATAATTGGCAGTAATAATTTAGACAACATTAATCGCACTCCCCTTCGCCAGATTAGATTTTCAATAAGTGGCTTAATTAATCAGGTTAGAGATGAGATCTTTGAACTGCGCACAAATGAAAGCAGATCTATTAAAGAACAATTAGATCAGCACTTATCAACAATACTTTCTCATACTGATATCACCTATGAAATTCAAGGTGAGGTTGAAGTTAAATCCGAGCAGCGCTTTGAATTACTGCGAGCAGTTAGAGAGTTAGTAATTAATGCAATGCGTCATGCAAATTGCTCAGTAATTAAGATCAAATTAACAGTAAATCAAATTCAAATAAAAGATAATGGAAATGGTGGCGCCCTTGAAAAACAACACTCTTACGGACTGCTAGGCGTCAAGGAGCGACTTGAAGGAATAGGTGCGCTAATTGAAATTAAGTCCGGGTCCACTGGGAGCATAATCTTAATTACACTCTAG
- a CDS encoding AMP-dependent synthetase/ligase produces MNEVTINSIIPPAAAGNLTNLIAERAHFEPERVIVSRPLGDGWQAVTAKAYEEEIKAVAKGFIASGINVGDRVAIMAKTRYEWTVLDFAIWYAGAVPVPIYETSSAEQVDWILTDSAAVAIIVETPALVELVTPVMPASCKNIWNITYNALATLAHDGKDVSDEEISKRRAALKPETLATLIYTSGTTGKPKGVQLTHGNFLSECGNVVNGASDLFLKPGGSTLLFLPVAHVFGRMVQIGAITAGLHLAHCSDLTRLPKDLGSFKPTFVLAVPRIFEKIFNGAEAKAEAAGKGKIFHKAAEVAIAYSRALDAKSVPPLLKLQHGLFDKLVYSKIRAGLGGRVEAAISGGAPLGERLGHFYRGAGVRVLEGYGLTETTAGATLNLTSAHKVGTVGKPIPGTTIKIAEDGEVLIKGPIVMKGYWQNDAANDEVFTKDNYFKSGDLGKLDDEGYLSITGRKKELIVTAGGKNVAPAVLEDRLRSNPLISQCMVVGDNKPFIAALITLDPDSIRPWAVANKKENASIAELAKDPTLIAVIQTAVDDTNKAVSRAESIRKFSILPVDFTIAGGQLTAKLSVKRHVVSQQFASEIDELFA; encoded by the coding sequence ATGAATGAAGTGACCATCAATTCAATTATTCCACCGGCGGCTGCAGGTAACTTAACTAACTTAATAGCTGAGCGTGCCCACTTTGAACCAGAGCGAGTAATTGTCTCGCGCCCATTAGGTGATGGCTGGCAGGCAGTTACAGCAAAGGCGTATGAGGAAGAAATCAAAGCTGTTGCTAAAGGTTTTATTGCCTCAGGAATTAATGTTGGTGATCGAGTTGCGATCATGGCAAAGACTCGTTATGAGTGGACAGTTTTAGATTTTGCTATTTGGTATGCGGGCGCAGTACCTGTGCCAATCTATGAAACATCTAGTGCTGAGCAAGTTGATTGGATTTTAACTGACTCAGCAGCGGTTGCCATAATTGTTGAAACTCCTGCTCTAGTTGAATTAGTGACACCAGTTATGCCAGCAAGTTGTAAAAATATTTGGAATATCACTTATAACGCACTTGCTACCTTAGCCCACGATGGTAAAGATGTAAGTGATGAGGAAATAAGTAAGCGAAGGGCAGCTTTAAAGCCAGAAACTCTTGCTACTTTAATTTATACCTCTGGTACAACTGGTAAACCAAAGGGTGTTCAACTAACTCATGGAAACTTCTTATCTGAATGTGGAAATGTTGTAAATGGCGCAAGTGATCTTTTCTTAAAGCCTGGTGGATCAACACTTTTGTTCTTGCCAGTCGCACACGTATTTGGTCGAATGGTTCAAATTGGCGCAATTACAGCAGGCCTTCACTTAGCTCATTGCAGTGATTTAACTAGATTACCAAAAGATCTGGGTAGCTTTAAACCAACTTTCGTGTTAGCCGTACCACGTATTTTTGAAAAAATATTTAATGGCGCAGAAGCAAAGGCAGAAGCTGCAGGCAAAGGAAAGATTTTCCATAAAGCAGCAGAGGTTGCAATTGCATACAGCAGAGCATTAGATGCCAAGAGTGTTCCACCATTATTAAAACTGCAACATGGCTTATTTGATAAATTAGTTTATTCAAAGATTCGCGCTGGCCTTGGTGGCAGAGTTGAAGCTGCGATTTCAGGTGGAGCGCCTTTAGGTGAGAGATTAGGCCACTTCTATCGTGGAGCTGGCGTTAGAGTATTAGAGGGCTACGGCTTAACTGAAACCACAGCAGGTGCAACTTTAAATCTAACTTCTGCGCACAAAGTAGGAACAGTTGGTAAACCTATTCCTGGCACAACAATAAAGATTGCCGAAGATGGTGAAGTATTAATTAAGGGACCAATCGTGATGAAGGGTTACTGGCAAAATGATGCAGCTAACGATGAAGTTTTCACTAAAGATAATTACTTTAAATCTGGGGATCTTGGAAAATTAGATGATGAAGGTTACCTATCAATTACTGGACGTAAGAAAGAATTAATTGTTACAGCCGGCGGTAAAAATGTTGCACCAGCAGTCCTTGAAGATCGTCTGCGCTCTAATCCATTAATTAGTCAATGCATGGTAGTTGGCGATAACAAACCATTTATTGCAGCACTAATTACCTTAGATCCAGATTCGATTAGGCCTTGGGCAGTTGCTAATAAGAAAGAAAATGCTTCTATTGCCGAGTTAGCGAAGGATCCAACACTTATTGCCGTGATTCAAACTGCAGTAGATGACACAAATAAAGCAGTTAGCCGAGCTGAGTCAATTCGTAAATTTTCGATTCTGCCAGTTGATTTTACAATTGCGGGCGGTCAACTAACAGCTAAGTTATCGGTTAAGCGCCATGTGGTATCACAGCAATTTGCTAGCGAGATTGATGAACTCTTCGCCTAA
- a CDS encoding SRPBCC family protein has product MSSVSTSTVSITASVDEVRAVLFDIASYPSWSTSFKSVTVLASDGQGRPTQVSMSVDAGALKDKPTLNYDWSAYPDRLDFSLEDADLLTQMSGGYIVKDNGDETEVTFELTVALSMPVPDIMRTKAEKSTIDLALKQLKEKLEN; this is encoded by the coding sequence ATGTCGTCAGTAAGCACCTCAACAGTAAGTATCACTGCCAGCGTCGATGAAGTTCGGGCAGTTTTATTTGATATTGCTAGTTACCCAAGCTGGTCAACCTCTTTTAAGTCAGTAACGGTATTAGCTAGTGATGGGCAGGGCAGGCCAACACAGGTGAGCATGAGTGTTGATGCTGGCGCACTTAAAGATAAGCCAACATTAAATTACGACTGGTCGGCGTATCCTGATCGTTTAGATTTTTCATTAGAAGATGCTGATCTACTAACGCAGATGAGCGGTGGTTATATTGTTAAAGATAATGGTGATGAAACTGAAGTTACCTTTGAATTAACTGTGGCACTTTCAATGCCAGTGCCAGACATTATGCGCACGAAAGCTGAAAAATCTACAATTGATTTAGCCCTAAAACAATTGAAAGAAAAACTAGAAAACTAA
- a CDS encoding ROK family glucokinase produces the protein MNTVIKGSDLTIGIDIGGTKISAGVVDSSGNLIDSSKCSTPAEGGKELISSVVNLVKELNKKHEIKGIGISIAALISSDYGTIVGAPNIANLSKLNFANEIKEEFKLPIIIENDANAAMWAEFKFGSAKGLNPVMFFIIGTGVGGGLVIDGKLFKGANGIGAEFGHMCVVPNGLLCGCGAKGCIEQYASGGALIRYANEALLANPDKSEEVLNFGEGKLSGTALTKAAKAGNELALAAFSKQADWLGLACASYSLIIDPQAIIIGGGVVDAGELFLTPVRAAMRKYMPFAESHVPPKIIAAKFGNDAGLIGAADLVRA, from the coding sequence TTGAACACTGTAATTAAAGGTTCAGATTTAACAATTGGTATTGACATAGGTGGCACAAAGATTTCTGCAGGAGTCGTAGACAGTAGTGGAAATTTAATTGATTCATCAAAGTGCTCAACACCTGCTGAGGGTGGTAAAGAACTAATTTCATCAGTAGTTAATTTAGTAAAAGAGTTGAATAAGAAACATGAAATCAAAGGTATTGGAATAAGTATTGCAGCACTAATCTCCTCAGATTATGGAACAATTGTTGGTGCTCCAAATATTGCAAACTTAAGTAAGCTAAATTTTGCAAATGAAATCAAAGAAGAATTTAAACTACCCATAATTATCGAAAATGATGCAAATGCAGCAATGTGGGCAGAATTTAAGTTTGGTAGTGCCAAAGGTTTAAATCCAGTAATGTTTTTTATAATTGGCACTGGCGTAGGTGGTGGTCTAGTAATTGATGGCAAATTATTTAAAGGTGCAAACGGTATTGGTGCTGAGTTCGGGCATATGTGTGTGGTGCCAAATGGACTTTTATGTGGCTGTGGCGCTAAGGGATGTATTGAGCAATATGCATCAGGTGGTGCATTAATTCGTTATGCCAATGAAGCCTTACTGGCCAATCCAGATAAATCTGAAGAAGTATTAAATTTTGGGGAAGGTAAATTATCTGGAACTGCGTTAACAAAGGCAGCAAAAGCTGGTAATGAATTGGCCTTAGCTGCATTTAGTAAACAAGCTGATTGGCTTGGCTTAGCATGCGCATCGTATTCATTAATAATTGACCCGCAAGCAATAATTATTGGTGGGGGAGTAGTAGATGCTGGTGAATTATTTTTAACACCTGTCAGAGCTGCAATGCGTAAATACATGCCATTTGCTGAATCACATGTGCCACCAAAAATCATCGCTGCAAAGTTTGGAAATGATGCCGGATTAATTGGGGCTGCAGATCTAGTTAGAGCGTAG
- a CDS encoding alpha/beta hydrolase → MNSIPNSAGFNLTGGKIGVLVLHGFTGSPVSIAPWANYLNTLGYTVSAPCLPGHGSSWQQMNKTTWQDWYKAAEQELLELQKNCDRVFIAGFSMGGALALRLCQIRSSEVEGLLLLNPSIHDRRLFLKLTPFLKHFISSVKKGPTDIAAPNPIKHAYHRTPLKAFDSLRKLWQIVERDLYLIDLPIMVAYSINDHAVDPENSMTVIDNIFSVDIREVIFENSYHNVAIDYDCEQLNAESKLFIQDVLSGELKRGSDFNETDLVDAEFDSIVSGLSLDESSPTTYLDELDGIYEVERFKPPNPHRFILNKNQRLSLVGLTSSLVYLLAYNLTDFEVLGLWPVVIGVSASVANLIWDTARKDDDYEDGATL, encoded by the coding sequence GTGAATTCGATTCCAAACTCAGCCGGATTTAACCTAACTGGTGGAAAAATAGGTGTGCTGGTTCTACATGGCTTTACCGGATCTCCAGTATCAATTGCACCTTGGGCAAATTATTTAAACACTCTTGGTTACACCGTATCCGCGCCATGTCTGCCAGGTCATGGCAGTAGTTGGCAGCAAATGAATAAAACTACTTGGCAAGATTGGTATAAAGCAGCTGAGCAAGAATTATTAGAGTTACAAAAAAATTGTGATCGAGTATTTATTGCTGGTTTTTCAATGGGAGGAGCTTTAGCACTTCGGCTTTGTCAGATTCGTAGCAGTGAAGTTGAAGGCTTGCTACTACTAAATCCTTCAATTCATGATCGTCGCTTATTTCTTAAATTAACTCCATTTCTTAAACACTTTATTTCCTCAGTTAAAAAAGGGCCAACTGATATCGCAGCCCCTAATCCAATAAAGCATGCATATCACCGCACTCCCCTTAAAGCATTCGACTCGCTTCGAAAACTGTGGCAGATAGTTGAACGCGATCTGTATTTAATCGATCTACCAATTATGGTGGCCTATTCAATTAATGATCACGCCGTTGATCCTGAAAACTCAATGACTGTAATTGATAATATTTTTTCAGTAGATATTCGGGAAGTTATTTTTGAGAACTCATATCATAATGTTGCAATTGACTATGACTGTGAACAATTAAATGCTGAAAGTAAATTATTTATTCAAGATGTGTTAAGTGGTGAATTAAAGCGAGGCAGTGATTTTAATGAGACTGATCTAGTAGATGCAGAGTTTGATTCAATAGTCTCTGGATTATCACTCGATGAATCCTCCCCTACTACCTACCTAGATGAGTTAGATGGTATTTATGAAGTAGAACGTTTTAAGCCACCAAATCCTCACCGCTTTATACTAAATAAAAATCAGCGATTATCTTTAGTTGGTTTAACTTCAAGTCTTGTATATCTACTTGCTTATAATTTAACTGATTTTGAAGTATTAGGGCTTTGGCCGGTAGTAATTGGCGTGAGTGCCTCTGTTGCTAATTTAATTTGGGATACTGCTCGAAAAGATGATGACTATGAAGATGGAGCTACGCTCTAA
- a CDS encoding lysophospholipid acyltransferase family protein, with product MFIFRPKVTGLRHVPSNGGVIIASNHLSFSDSIFMPLVVPRKVTFLAKSEYFTSPGLKGFIKKLTFIALGQVPIDRSGGKRSEAALLTGLRLLNEGHCLGIYPEGTRSPDGRLYKGRTGIARMAIESAAPVIPVAMFNTAEIQPTGQVVPKVRRVEMVFGEPIYFTGDSTDQGVLRAATNELMEKIAQLSKQEYVSDTYASDAKDAIKKSFKDRTEFDEDDA from the coding sequence ATGTTTATTTTTCGACCTAAGGTAACCGGACTAAGGCATGTGCCAAGTAACGGTGGCGTAATCATTGCTTCAAATCATCTCTCCTTTAGCGATTCAATCTTTATGCCCCTAGTAGTTCCTCGTAAGGTTACTTTTTTGGCAAAGAGTGAGTACTTCACCTCACCTGGCTTAAAAGGGTTTATTAAAAAGTTAACCTTCATTGCACTAGGTCAGGTCCCAATTGATCGCTCTGGCGGAAAAAGAAGTGAGGCAGCTTTATTAACTGGGCTACGACTTCTTAATGAGGGCCATTGCCTTGGCATCTATCCGGAAGGAACAAGATCCCCCGATGGTCGTCTTTATAAGGGCAGGACTGGTATTGCTCGAATGGCAATTGAATCAGCAGCTCCAGTAATTCCAGTTGCAATGTTTAATACCGCTGAGATTCAACCAACTGGGCAAGTTGTGCCTAAGGTGAGAAGAGTTGAAATGGTATTTGGTGAACCAATTTATTTCACAGGAGATTCAACTGATCAAGGTGTACTCAGAGCTGCTACCAATGAACTTATGGAAAAAATAGCCCAGTTATCTAAGCAGGAGTATGTATCAGATACTTATGCATCAGATGCTAAAGATGCTATCAAAAAAAGTTTTAAGGATAGGACTGAATTTGATGAAGATGATGCCTAA
- a CDS encoding PD-(D/E)XK nuclease family protein, with the protein MASSNAVGNAREFISPSDLTFSWGGCHRCLWLNYNHGLRTPGFMPLVGDLANMQEKYFENKTTADIAPVLPEGKVTDLGGWVKSSFINVNAKPTKYAIRGKYDLLIEFTDGTYGIIDCKFQAKDSDKTDLYQPQLEAYAFALENPAAGEAKKVSLMGLLVWSLLEPAGDVNKGFGLKLKHTWRPITRNPEALSTRLTDFITVVSSQMPGAKDNCDMCNYLTTRREFISEK; encoded by the coding sequence ATGGCATCATCTAATGCAGTAGGAAATGCTCGTGAATTTATCTCACCATCTGATTTAACTTTTTCTTGGGGCGGTTGCCACAGGTGTTTATGGCTTAATTACAATCATGGCCTTCGAACTCCTGGTTTTATGCCATTAGTTGGTGATCTTGCAAATATGCAAGAAAAATACTTTGAGAATAAAACTACAGCAGATATCGCACCAGTCCTGCCAGAAGGCAAGGTGACTGATTTAGGTGGTTGGGTTAAATCATCTTTTATTAATGTAAATGCTAAGCCAACTAAGTATGCAATTCGAGGTAAATATGACTTACTAATTGAGTTCACCGATGGCACTTATGGAATTATTGATTGCAAATTCCAAGCAAAGGATTCAGATAAGACTGATCTATACCAACCTCAGCTTGAGGCCTATGCATTTGCTTTAGAAAATCCAGCAGCAGGTGAGGCTAAGAAAGTTTCACTAATGGGATTACTAGTTTGGTCATTACTAGAACCAGCAGGTGATGTTAATAAAGGATTTGGACTTAAGTTAAAGCACACCTGGCGACCAATTACTAGAAACCCAGAAGCACTCTCAACTAGGTTAACTGATTTTATTACTGTAGTTAGCTCGCAAATGCCAGGGGCAAAAGATAACTGTGATATGTGTAATTACTTAACAACACGCAGAGAGTTTATTAGCGAGAAGTAA
- a CDS encoding LysE family translocator, with translation MFSSDLIPSRLWEYLIATILIILAPGPSVLFTIARAIAWGRRAAVATVLGNATGMFLVSVLVAVGLGPVLQSSKPFYYAVQLLGGLYLIYLGYAAIAASKIDAQSMTSTEGLKPSIITSIKNGFWVGVLNPKSIVFFAAILPAFVDQEKNNVTSQLLFLGLVFAIIAFISDSTYGILAGTVRQWLASDLGRLVFMRRFGGSVMIGLGLFTIASAILTA, from the coding sequence ATGTTCTCCTCAGATCTAATCCCATCGCGCCTTTGGGAGTATCTAATCGCGACAATTTTGATCATTTTAGCCCCTGGACCATCAGTGCTTTTCACCATTGCAAGAGCGATTGCTTGGGGTAGGCGAGCAGCAGTTGCAACAGTTTTAGGCAATGCAACTGGAATGTTTTTAGTTTCGGTTTTAGTTGCCGTCGGCCTTGGCCCAGTGCTGCAAAGCTCCAAACCTTTTTACTACGCAGTTCAATTACTTGGCGGGCTTTATCTGATCTATCTTGGGTATGCCGCAATTGCTGCAAGCAAGATTGATGCGCAGTCAATGACAAGTACTGAAGGCTTAAAACCATCAATTATTACCTCAATTAAAAATGGCTTTTGGGTTGGCGTGCTAAATCCAAAATCAATTGTTTTCTTCGCTGCAATTTTGCCAGCCTTTGTTGATCAAGAAAAGAATAATGTAACTTCCCAGCTACTCTTTTTGGGGTTGGTCTTTGCAATTATTGCTTTCATCTCAGATAGTACTTACGGCATTTTAGCTGGCACAGTCAGGCAATGGTTAGCAAGTGATTTGGGTAGGCTGGTATTTATGCGCAGATTTGGTGGAAGCGTCATGATTGGGCTTGGTTTATTCACAATCGCCTCCGCAATCCTCACCGCTTAA
- a CDS encoding chemotaxis protein CheY, whose protein sequence is MDVNILLRELTPFEQLVCEHLCDGLTNSAIAKTTAHTEKVIENTVSRVAHAFSIKSNGQVNVRVLLALTYRSHFGDNAFDKLGATCRHLTAGPNGEQICARHSD, encoded by the coding sequence TTGGACGTTAACATTTTGCTTCGAGAGTTAACCCCGTTTGAGCAGTTAGTCTGTGAGCATCTATGCGATGGGCTAACAAATTCAGCAATTGCTAAAACAACAGCTCATACTGAAAAAGTAATCGAGAACACTGTCTCACGTGTTGCCCATGCATTTTCGATCAAATCAAATGGTCAAGTAAATGTCAGAGTTTTATTAGCCCTTACATATCGCTCACATTTTGGTGACAATGCTTTTGATAAATTAGGAGCCACTTGCAGGCACCTAACAGCTGGACCAAATGGTGAACAAATTTGTGCAAGACATTCTGATTAA